Proteins from one Parvibaculum lavamentivorans DS-1 genomic window:
- a CDS encoding cytochrome P450: MTATASAAAPAGIDDPYALSLDQIDVSKPELFERNAEGAYFARLRREDPVHFCADSAYGPYWSITKYKDIMAVDTNHQVFSSEAGLGGIIIEDGIQKSSGEGSIDLPNFIAMDPPKHDGQRKAVSPIVAPANLANLEGTIRERVGRVLDGLPVGEEFDWVPAVSIELTTQMLATLFDFPFEERSKLTRWSDVATAEPGSGIVDSWEQRTSEIMECAECFQGLWNERMEKPGMDLVSMMAHSPATHDMTPQNYLGNVLLLIVGGNDTTRNSMTGGVLALHQNPAEFAKLKANHGLIDSMVSETIRWQTPLAHMRRTALADAEVGGKTIRKGDKVVMWYVSGNRDKDVIIQPDDFIIDRERPRQHLSFGFGVHRCVGNRLAEMQLKILWEEILKRFSRIEVTSEPVRTRSNFVRGYASMPVRLHA, from the coding sequence ATGACCGCTACTGCTTCCGCCGCTGCGCCGGCCGGGATCGACGATCCCTATGCGCTATCCCTCGACCAGATCGACGTGAGCAAACCGGAGCTTTTTGAACGCAACGCAGAAGGCGCCTATTTCGCGCGGTTGAGGCGGGAAGACCCGGTGCACTTTTGCGCCGACAGCGCCTATGGCCCCTATTGGTCCATCACCAAATACAAGGACATCATGGCGGTCGACACGAACCACCAGGTGTTTTCGTCCGAAGCCGGACTTGGCGGCATCATCATTGAGGACGGCATCCAGAAAAGCAGCGGCGAAGGGTCGATTGACCTGCCGAACTTCATCGCCATGGACCCGCCGAAGCATGACGGGCAGCGGAAAGCCGTGAGCCCCATCGTCGCGCCGGCAAACCTTGCAAACCTGGAAGGGACGATCCGCGAACGCGTTGGCCGGGTACTTGATGGCTTGCCTGTCGGCGAGGAATTCGACTGGGTGCCGGCCGTTTCCATCGAACTGACGACGCAAATGCTCGCAACCTTGTTCGATTTTCCTTTCGAGGAACGCTCAAAACTCACCCGCTGGTCGGATGTCGCGACCGCCGAACCCGGCAGCGGCATCGTCGACAGCTGGGAGCAGCGCACGAGCGAGATCATGGAATGCGCCGAATGCTTCCAGGGACTCTGGAACGAGCGCATGGAGAAGCCGGGCATGGACCTGGTTTCCATGATGGCCCATTCCCCCGCCACTCACGACATGACCCCGCAGAATTACCTGGGCAATGTGCTGCTGCTCATCGTCGGCGGCAACGACACGACGCGCAATTCCATGACGGGCGGCGTCCTCGCACTGCACCAGAACCCGGCGGAATTCGCAAAGCTGAAAGCCAACCACGGTCTTATCGACAGCATGGTGTCGGAGACCATTCGCTGGCAGACGCCGCTCGCGCATATGCGCCGCACCGCCCTTGCCGACGCCGAAGTCGGCGGCAAGACCATTCGCAAGGGCGACAAGGTGGTGATGTGGTACGTCTCCGGTAACCGCGATAAGGATGTAATTATCCAGCCCGACGATTTCATTATCGACCGCGAACGTCCGCGCCAGCATCTCTCCTTCGGCTTCGGCGTCCACCGCTGCGTCGGCAATCGCCTTGCTGAAATGCAGCTGAAGATTCTCTGGGAGGAAATCCTGAAGCGCTTCAGCCGCATCGAAGTCACGAGCGAGCCCGTGCGCACCCGCTCCAACTTTGTTCGCGGCTACGCGAGCATGCCCGTGCGGCTGCATGCCTGA
- a CDS encoding TetR/AcrR family transcriptional regulator, giving the protein MPRTRLQPEARRAQLLQCALGALAEHGVARATHSHVAERAGVSVSAVHSYFRTREDLVSAVLDEVEAYLVDIVSTSLGGPKTVHDALVMLPVRFADDAREKPDMLKVWLDWSTGVREDVWPRYMEVLENLHGIAQKVFARGKREGLLPETLNARAAARIYLGGGHTVALMQFAGASRRELDALIEQLVRGVMGVGPDVVLPSDF; this is encoded by the coding sequence ATGCCCCGGACAAGGCTTCAGCCGGAAGCCCGCCGGGCCCAGCTCCTGCAGTGCGCTCTCGGGGCGCTGGCAGAGCATGGCGTCGCGCGGGCAACCCATTCCCATGTGGCGGAACGGGCGGGGGTCTCCGTTTCCGCCGTTCATTCCTATTTCCGTACGCGCGAAGATCTCGTTTCCGCGGTCCTCGACGAGGTCGAGGCTTATCTCGTCGATATCGTCTCCACCTCGCTCGGCGGCCCGAAAACCGTTCACGACGCGCTGGTAATGCTTCCCGTTCGCTTTGCCGACGATGCGCGCGAGAAGCCGGATATGCTCAAGGTTTGGCTCGACTGGAGCACGGGCGTCCGGGAGGATGTCTGGCCGCGCTACATGGAGGTGCTTGAAAACCTGCACGGCATTGCGCAGAAGGTCTTTGCCCGCGGTAAGCGAGAGGGCCTTCTCCCGGAGACGCTCAATGCGCGCGCGGCTGCCCGCATTTATCTCGGCGGCGGCCATACCGTGGCGCTGATGCAGTTCGCGGGCGCAAGCCGGCGCGAACTCGATGCCCTGATCGAACAGCTTGTGCGAGGCGTCATGGGCGTGGGTCCGGATGTCGTCCTCCCCTCGGATTTCTAG
- the folP gene encoding dihydropteroate synthase: MFQRPRIFGIVNITPDSFSDGGKYFAADAAIEHARNLASNGADVIDLGPASSNPDAVPVPPAEEIRRLGPVIEALAGDGIPLSVDSFHVETQAFALAHGAAYLNDIQGFAEPADYPALAATDARLVLMHSIQGRGNADRRSAPEGDILDHIGRFFEARLAALEQAGIARARVILDPGMGFFVGPRPETSFSILARLGELKERFGLPVFISVSRKSFLRAVTGRAPGEAGAATLAAELMAALNGADFIRTHEPAPLLDAFSVAACVEAGRSQGQ, translated from the coding sequence ATGTTCCAACGCCCGCGCATCTTCGGCATCGTCAACATCACACCGGATTCCTTTTCGGATGGCGGGAAGTATTTCGCTGCCGATGCGGCCATTGAGCATGCACGAAACCTGGCCTCGAACGGTGCCGATGTCATCGATCTTGGCCCCGCTTCGTCCAATCCGGATGCGGTTCCCGTGCCCCCGGCGGAAGAAATCCGCCGCCTCGGCCCTGTGATCGAGGCACTTGCCGGGGACGGTATTCCCCTCTCGGTCGACAGCTTCCATGTCGAAACACAGGCCTTCGCCCTCGCGCATGGTGCAGCCTATCTCAACGATATTCAGGGCTTCGCAGAGCCCGCCGACTATCCGGCGCTCGCGGCCACCGACGCCCGTCTCGTTCTCATGCATTCGATCCAGGGGCGCGGCAATGCCGATCGGCGTTCCGCGCCTGAAGGCGATATTCTAGACCATATCGGACGTTTCTTCGAAGCCCGGCTGGCGGCGCTGGAGCAGGCCGGCATCGCCCGGGCGCGCGTCATTCTCGATCCAGGCATGGGTTTTTTTGTCGGGCCGCGGCCCGAGACGTCTTTTTCGATTCTGGCCCGGCTAGGTGAGCTGAAGGAACGGTTCGGCCTGCCGGTCTTCATATCCGTATCGCGCAAATCCTTCCTTCGCGCCGTTACCGGCCGTGCGCCGGGCGAGGCCGGTGCCGCCACGCTGGCGGCCGAGCTCATGGCCGCCCTGAACGGCGCCGATTTCATCCGGACCCACGAGCCCGCACCGCTTCTGGACGCGTTTTCGGTCGCCGCCTGTGTCGAGGCGGGACGCTCCCAGGGCCAATGA
- the glmM gene encoding phosphoglucosamine mutase, which produces MPRKYFGTDGIRGTANTGHMTAETALRVGMAAGRVFRRGEHRHRVVIGKDTRLSGYMLEPALTAGFTSMGMDVFLFGPLPTPAVAMLTRSLRADLGVMISASHNSFEDNGIKLFGPDGFKLSDEVELAIEHHMDNGLADNLAGSRGLGRAKRIEDAQARYIEHVKHTFPKQQTLEGLRIVIDCANGAAYKVAPEVLWELGAEVVTVGTEPNGFNINEDCGSTAPERMCAAVLERRADIGIALDGDADRVIIADERGKVIDGDQIMGLVARHWKEMGTLSAPGIVATVMSNLGLERYLGSLGLDLVRTQVGDRYVVEHMREHGYNVGGEQSGHIVLKDFSTTGDGLIAALQVLAVLKAGDKPVSEICHLFDPLPQLLKNIRFKRGEPLKDKDVQEAIREGESRLGKTGRLVIRKSGTEPLIRVMGEGDDEKLVTSVVNDIAAVIEHNAA; this is translated from the coding sequence ATGCCGCGTAAATATTTCGGCACCGATGGCATCCGGGGCACTGCCAATACCGGACACATGACCGCGGAAACCGCGCTGCGTGTCGGCATGGCCGCCGGTCGCGTATTCCGCCGCGGCGAGCATCGTCACCGCGTGGTGATCGGCAAGGACACGCGCCTGTCGGGCTATATGCTCGAGCCCGCGCTTACCGCCGGCTTCACCTCAATGGGAATGGATGTTTTCCTGTTCGGCCCGTTGCCGACGCCCGCCGTCGCCATGCTGACGCGTTCGCTTCGCGCCGATCTCGGCGTCATGATTTCAGCCTCGCATAATTCGTTCGAGGATAACGGCATCAAGCTTTTCGGCCCGGACGGCTTCAAGCTTTCCGATGAAGTCGAGCTTGCCATCGAACATCACATGGACAACGGCCTTGCGGACAATCTCGCCGGCTCGCGCGGTCTCGGCCGTGCGAAGCGTATCGAGGATGCGCAGGCGCGCTACATCGAACATGTGAAGCACACCTTTCCGAAACAGCAGACGCTCGAAGGTTTGCGCATCGTCATTGATTGCGCCAATGGCGCCGCATACAAGGTCGCGCCTGAAGTGCTCTGGGAGCTGGGCGCAGAGGTCGTCACCGTCGGCACCGAGCCCAACGGGTTTAACATCAATGAAGATTGCGGCTCCACCGCGCCGGAACGCATGTGCGCGGCTGTGCTGGAGCGTCGCGCCGATATCGGCATTGCGCTTGATGGCGACGCCGATCGCGTCATCATCGCCGATGAGCGCGGCAAGGTTATCGACGGCGACCAGATCATGGGCCTCGTCGCCCGCCACTGGAAAGAGATGGGCACGCTCTCCGCGCCCGGTATCGTCGCCACCGTCATGTCCAATCTGGGTCTTGAGCGCTATCTCGGGTCGCTCGGCCTCGATCTCGTGCGCACGCAAGTCGGCGACCGCTACGTCGTCGAGCATATGCGAGAGCATGGCTATAATGTCGGCGGCGAACAGTCCGGCCATATTGTGCTGAAGGATTTTTCCACCACGGGCGATGGTCTTATCGCCGCGCTGCAGGTGCTGGCGGTATTGAAGGCCGGAGACAAGCCGGTCAGCGAGATCTGCCACCTTTTCGACCCCTTGCCCCAGCTTCTCAAGAATATCCGCTTCAAGCGCGGTGAGCCGCTGAAGGACAAGGACGTGCAAGAGGCAATCCGCGAGGGCGAATCCCGGCTCGGCAAGACGGGGCGCCTCGTCATCCGCAAATCCGGCACGGAGCCTCTGATCCGCGTGATGGGCGAGGGGGACGACGAAAAACTCGTCACCTCCGTCGTCAACGACATCGCCGCCGTGATCGAGCATAATGCGGCCTGA
- the thiD gene encoding bifunctional hydroxymethylpyrimidine kinase/phosphomethylpyrimidine kinase — MISLPQGRVLIVAGSDSGGGAGIQADIKSVSAMGGFAMTAVTAITVQNTLGVHGIHEVPVDVVVAQMKAVMEDIGADAVKTGMLHSAEIVEAVAAQLSEENAPGFLVVDPVMIAKGGAALLEGSAVAALKEVLIPLATLITPNVPEAEVLTGRSITDLASQKAAADALLGLGCDAVLLKGGHLSGDTLFDVLATQETVHTFSSPRIDTRHTHGTGCALASAIAALLAQGVELTAAVEAARDYIHEAIRTAPGFGKGHGPLNFLAAMDDAVAIDEDDEPVSRH; from the coding sequence ATGATTTCTCTTCCTCAGGGCCGCGTATTGATCGTGGCGGGTTCCGATTCAGGCGGCGGCGCAGGCATCCAGGCCGACATCAAAAGCGTCTCCGCCATGGGCGGCTTTGCCATGACCGCCGTCACTGCGATCACGGTTCAGAATACACTCGGCGTTCACGGCATTCATGAAGTGCCGGTGGATGTTGTCGTAGCGCAGATGAAAGCGGTGATGGAGGATATCGGCGCCGACGCCGTGAAGACCGGTATGTTGCACAGCGCGGAAATCGTCGAAGCCGTTGCCGCACAGCTCTCCGAGGAAAACGCGCCGGGCTTTCTCGTCGTCGATCCCGTCATGATCGCGAAAGGCGGCGCCGCGCTTCTTGAAGGGTCGGCTGTTGCGGCGCTCAAGGAAGTGCTGATCCCGCTCGCCACGCTCATAACGCCCAATGTGCCGGAAGCCGAAGTTCTCACCGGTCGCAGCATCACCGATCTTGCAAGCCAGAAGGCGGCGGCGGATGCGCTTCTCGGTCTCGGCTGCGATGCCGTGCTGCTCAAAGGCGGGCATCTTTCCGGCGACACATTGTTCGACGTACTGGCGACGCAGGAAACGGTCCACACCTTCTCCTCGCCCCGCATAGACACGCGGCACACGCATGGCACGGGCTGCGCTCTTGCTTCGGCGATCGCTGCGCTTCTGGCCCAGGGCGTGGAGCTGACGGCGGCGGTCGAGGCTGCGCGCGACTACATTCACGAAGCCATCCGCACCGCACCGGGCTTCGGCAAAGGGCACGGCCCGTTGAATTTTCTCGCGGCTATGGATGACGCCGTCGCGATTGACGAAGACGATGAGCCGGTCTCACGCCACTAG
- a CDS encoding PLP-dependent aminotransferase family protein, whose product MTISPFHAAGIEARPGPRYRAIADALRDAIKMGTLLPGTKLPPLRDLAYELGVTVGTVSRAYALAASRGEVSGEVGRGTFVLGAPTGKAASSGVGSAAFLTIPDTTQAAMKAAYAPPAGQTEVIRAVMTELLAEPQPQDAPSLFNSYLTPGGDARQREAAAAWLAHGDYKPQADELIICSGAQQGILAAILSATEPGDTILTEALTYQAMVVQATLLGRRVSPVDIDGEGIEPGALSRAASETRPAALFIVPTLQNPTSAIMSEERRREIAEIARRHEFAIIEDDVYGALAPERPVPIAHILPEQTYYVTSLAKSVGCGLRVGFLKPPAAMLERTRAINHAFGQTVPPLMARLATRLMENGDGTMLTGKLREEMCARHEIAAAALKGRKLAAHPASLYVWMALPDTWHAHVFVEAARARGVAIAAGEDFMVGRTDRASRHVRLAIGQPQSREELAAGLGIVSELLDAGPISSSLVA is encoded by the coding sequence ATGACAATTTCCCCATTTCATGCCGCCGGCATAGAAGCCCGCCCCGGTCCCCGCTACCGCGCCATCGCGGATGCGCTTCGCGATGCGATCAAGATGGGGACGCTGCTTCCCGGCACCAAGCTGCCGCCGCTACGCGACCTCGCCTATGAACTCGGCGTGACGGTCGGCACGGTCTCGCGCGCCTATGCACTGGCGGCAAGCCGAGGCGAAGTATCCGGCGAGGTCGGACGCGGCACCTTTGTGCTGGGAGCACCGACCGGGAAGGCCGCGTCATCAGGCGTCGGCTCGGCGGCGTTTCTGACGATCCCGGATACGACCCAGGCCGCGATGAAAGCAGCCTACGCCCCGCCCGCCGGCCAGACGGAAGTCATCCGCGCGGTCATGACAGAGCTGTTGGCCGAACCGCAGCCTCAGGATGCGCCCTCCCTTTTCAACAGCTACCTGACACCCGGCGGCGATGCACGGCAGAGAGAGGCAGCGGCGGCATGGCTTGCGCATGGAGATTACAAACCGCAGGCGGACGAACTGATTATCTGCTCGGGTGCGCAACAGGGCATTCTCGCCGCGATACTTTCGGCAACCGAACCCGGCGACACCATTCTGACGGAAGCACTCACCTATCAAGCCATGGTGGTCCAGGCGACGCTGCTGGGGCGGCGCGTATCGCCCGTGGATATTGACGGCGAAGGAATTGAACCCGGCGCGCTCTCCCGCGCGGCAAGCGAAACGAGACCGGCGGCGCTCTTCATCGTTCCTACGTTGCAGAACCCTACCAGCGCGATCATGAGCGAAGAAAGACGGCGCGAGATCGCGGAAATCGCACGGCGCCATGAATTCGCGATTATCGAGGACGATGTTTACGGCGCCCTGGCGCCGGAACGTCCCGTTCCCATCGCGCATATCCTGCCGGAGCAGACCTATTACGTGACGAGCCTCGCGAAGTCGGTCGGCTGCGGGCTGCGTGTCGGTTTTCTGAAGCCGCCCGCCGCCATGCTCGAGCGCACGCGAGCGATCAACCATGCATTCGGCCAGACAGTGCCGCCGCTGATGGCGCGGCTTGCCACACGCCTGATGGAAAATGGCGACGGGACAATGCTGACCGGAAAACTGCGGGAGGAAATGTGCGCGCGGCACGAAATCGCCGCCGCTGCACTGAAGGGACGGAAACTCGCCGCGCATCCAGCTTCACTTTACGTTTGGATGGCCCTGCCGGATACATGGCACGCACATGTCTTCGTGGAAGCGGCGCGGGCGCGCGGCGTCGCCATCGCCGCCGGAGAGGATTTCATGGTGGGCCGCACCGACCGCGCCTCGCGTCATGTACGGCTCGCCATTGGCCAGCCGCAATCGAGAGAGGAACTGGCGGCCGGGCTTGGCATCGTGAGTGAACTGCTTGACGCGGGGCCGATTTCTTCGTCGCTAGTGGCGTGA
- a CDS encoding PhzF family phenazine biosynthesis protein, translated as MKAVLYQVDAFADRVFEGNPAAVVPLDTWPADDVMQAIAAENNLAETAFFASEGEGYRLRWFTPTVEVDLCGHATLASAHVLFTHLGYAKPEIRFETRSGTLVVKREGDRLAMDFPAAKPKPLPAPNGIAEVLGAKPLLWLKTSNLMAVFDSADDVAALKPDFPALGRLLTPLNAGLIATAPGSDGVDFVSRFFAPSHGIDEDPVTGSAHCTSVPYWARKLGKKDLVARQVSKRGGTLWCSDAGERVVIRGRCADYMKAEISI; from the coding sequence ATGAAGGCGGTTCTATATCAGGTCGATGCATTCGCGGATCGCGTTTTCGAGGGCAATCCTGCGGCGGTCGTGCCGCTCGATACCTGGCCTGCGGATGATGTGATGCAGGCGATCGCTGCCGAGAACAATCTCGCTGAGACGGCCTTCTTCGCGTCCGAAGGGGAGGGCTATCGCCTGCGCTGGTTCACGCCCACTGTCGAAGTCGATCTTTGCGGCCATGCGACGCTCGCCTCCGCCCATGTCCTTTTCACGCATCTCGGCTATGCGAAACCCGAGATCCGCTTCGAGACGCGGAGCGGCACGCTCGTCGTGAAGCGTGAGGGCGACAGGCTTGCGATGGATTTCCCCGCTGCGAAGCCGAAGCCCTTGCCCGCGCCGAACGGCATTGCCGAGGTGCTCGGTGCAAAGCCGCTTCTGTGGCTGAAGACGTCGAACCTCATGGCCGTCTTCGACAGTGCTGACGACGTCGCCGCACTGAAGCCTGACTTTCCCGCGCTCGGCCGCCTGCTCACGCCGCTCAATGCCGGGCTCATCGCGACGGCGCCGGGAAGCGACGGCGTCGATTTCGTCTCGCGCTTCTTCGCCCCGTCGCACGGGATCGACGAGGACCCGGTCACGGGTTCGGCGCATTGCACCAGCGTTCCCTATTGGGCAAGGAAGCTCGGCAAGAAGGACCTCGTTGCGCGGCAGGTATCGAAACGCGGCGGCACGCTTTGGTGCAGCGATGCGGGTGAGCGCGTCGTCATTCGCGGACGCTGTGCCGACTATATGAAGGCAGAAATTTCCATCTGA
- a CDS encoding LysE family translocator: protein MPIETLLLGAVFVATMSFTPGPANLSLLSVGASLGLSRALPYLFGVWLGGLFVITAGALGLGALLMTLPEVFFALKLMGFAYICWLAWRLARAGFGGPSHEVAPSFWAGVALHPVNPKAYVQTVMVFTAFIVPDISYAPQALALVAVSMVLMMMATSLWGMGGNAIRLFVRDQRVMRGIAIAASAFMVVSVAAALAV from the coding sequence ATGCCAATCGAAACGCTGCTGCTCGGTGCCGTCTTCGTCGCCACAATGAGTTTCACGCCCGGTCCCGCCAATTTGAGTCTGCTTTCAGTTGGCGCATCGCTCGGCCTGTCGCGCGCGCTGCCTTATCTTTTCGGCGTTTGGCTCGGCGGTCTTTTCGTCATCACGGCAGGGGCGCTTGGTCTCGGCGCGCTGCTTATGACGCTGCCGGAGGTGTTTTTCGCGCTGAAGCTCATGGGCTTTGCCTATATCTGCTGGCTTGCATGGCGCCTTGCGCGCGCGGGTTTCGGGGGGCCTTCGCATGAGGTTGCGCCGTCCTTCTGGGCGGGCGTCGCTCTTCATCCGGTCAATCCCAAGGCTTATGTGCAGACGGTCATGGTCTTCACCGCTTTCATCGTGCCGGACATTTCATATGCGCCGCAGGCATTGGCACTTGTGGCGGTCAGCATGGTCTTGATGATGATGGCGACATCGCTTTGGGGCATGGGCGGCAATGCGATCCGGCTTTTCGTGCGCGACCAGCGGGTCATGCGCGGCATCGCCATTGCGGCATCGGCTTTCATGGTGGTCAGCGTCGCTGCTGCGCTCGCCGTCTAG
- a CDS encoding DMT family transporter, with translation MHSRKTTNWLMLAALVVLWGSAFAFAKIAVETIAPEWTMAGRLAAAALLLLPVAALAREHFPRNPRNWGWLAALALVGNIAPFFAISWGQQHISSALAGILIGFTPLATLLIARFFLPDERITPLRLIGFVTGFAGLVIVIGPGALMDFNLGETLLAQLAVLTGAVFFACNNVLARLAPDMPLLAKSSGVMLAGAVMGSAVSAVMTPPAELLEASTASLLGLAGLGVFATGMAAVVFFKLIDRTGPTFVSLTNYLVPVFAAVAGYALFSEELRFTVIIGLALILAGIALSEWKRDAD, from the coding sequence TTGCACTCTCGAAAAACCACAAACTGGCTGATGCTGGCCGCCCTCGTCGTCCTGTGGGGCTCGGCCTTCGCCTTCGCCAAGATCGCGGTCGAAACCATCGCACCCGAATGGACCATGGCCGGACGGCTTGCGGCGGCGGCCTTGCTTCTGCTGCCGGTGGCCGCCCTGGCGCGGGAGCACTTTCCGAGAAACCCGCGAAACTGGGGCTGGCTCGCCGCGCTGGCGCTGGTCGGCAACATCGCGCCCTTCTTCGCGATAAGCTGGGGCCAACAGCATATCTCCTCGGCGCTCGCTGGAATCCTTATCGGCTTCACGCCGCTCGCGACACTTCTGATCGCCAGGTTTTTTCTCCCCGACGAGCGCATCACGCCACTACGGCTCATCGGCTTCGTCACCGGCTTTGCCGGGCTCGTCATCGTGATCGGCCCCGGCGCCTTGATGGATTTCAACCTAGGCGAAACGCTTCTGGCGCAACTGGCGGTCCTGACGGGGGCGGTCTTCTTCGCCTGCAACAACGTACTCGCGCGGCTCGCGCCCGACATGCCGCTGCTCGCGAAATCGTCGGGCGTGATGCTGGCAGGCGCCGTCATGGGCAGTGCCGTTTCGGCCGTGATGACGCCACCTGCCGAATTGCTGGAGGCGAGCACAGCATCGCTGCTCGGACTGGCCGGCCTTGGCGTCTTCGCGACCGGCATGGCGGCTGTCGTCTTTTTCAAGCTGATCGACCGGACCGGCCCCACTTTTGTTTCGCTCACGAATTATCTGGTGCCGGTATTCGCGGCGGTGGCCGGTTATGCTCTTTTCAGCGAGGAGTTGAGGTTCACCGTCATCATCGGCCTCGCTCTGATTCTTGCGGGCATTGCGCTCAGCGAATGGAAACGCGATGCAGACTAG
- a CDS encoding phosphoserine transaminase, translating to MTIERPAVRPANPHFSSGPCAKRPGWSIEKLEHALVGRSHRSKPGKARLVDAIEKTRAILGVPADYKIGIVPASDTGAVEMALWSLLGARGVDLLAWESFGAGWVSDVVKQLKLKDARTLKADYGQLPDLTEVNFDNDIVFTWNGTTSGVRVPNGDWIPADRKGLTICDATSAAFAQDLPWSKLDVVTYSWQKVLGGEAAHGMLILSPRAVERLESYTPAWPMPKIFRMTKGGKLIDGIFKGETINTPSMICVEDYLDALGWSESIGGLKSLIGRADANAAVIAEWVGRTPWVEFLAENIETRSNTSVCLKIVDKRITALSDDEQIAFAKKIADLLDKEGVANDIAGYRDAPAGLRIWAGATIEATDMRALMPWLDWAFAEALSSLQTAA from the coding sequence ATGACTATCGAACGTCCGGCTGTGCGTCCGGCCAATCCGCACTTCTCTTCCGGCCCCTGCGCCAAGCGCCCCGGCTGGTCCATCGAAAAACTTGAACATGCCCTTGTCGGGCGCAGCCACCGGTCCAAGCCGGGCAAGGCGCGCCTCGTCGACGCCATCGAGAAGACGCGTGCCATTCTCGGCGTGCCGGCGGATTACAAGATCGGCATCGTTCCCGCTTCCGATACCGGCGCCGTCGAAATGGCGCTCTGGTCGCTTCTCGGCGCGCGCGGCGTCGACCTCCTTGCCTGGGAAAGTTTCGGCGCGGGCTGGGTCTCCGACGTCGTCAAGCAGCTCAAGCTGAAAGATGCGCGGACGCTGAAAGCCGATTACGGCCAGCTGCCCGATCTTACGGAAGTCAATTTCGACAATGACATCGTCTTCACATGGAACGGCACGACGTCCGGCGTCCGCGTTCCGAACGGCGACTGGATACCGGCCGACCGCAAGGGCCTCACAATCTGCGACGCGACTTCCGCCGCCTTCGCGCAGGACCTGCCCTGGTCGAAGCTCGATGTCGTCACCTATTCCTGGCAGAAGGTTTTGGGCGGTGAGGCCGCGCATGGCATGCTGATCCTCAGCCCGCGCGCCGTCGAACGCCTCGAAAGCTATACGCCGGCCTGGCCGATGCCGAAAATCTTCCGCATGACGAAGGGCGGCAAGCTCATCGACGGCATCTTCAAGGGCGAGACGATCAACACGCCTTCCATGATCTGTGTCGAGGATTATCTCGATGCGCTGGGCTGGTCGGAATCGATCGGCGGGCTCAAGTCTCTCATCGGCCGGGCGGATGCAAATGCCGCCGTCATCGCCGAATGGGTTGGCCGCACGCCCTGGGTGGAATTCCTCGCCGAGAACATCGAGACGCGCTCCAACACTTCCGTCTGCCTCAAGATCGTGGACAAGCGCATCACCGCGCTCAGCGACGACGAGCAGATCGCCTTCGCCAAGAAGATCGCCGATCTTCTCGACAAGGAAGGCGTCGCCAATGACATCGCGGGCTACCGGGATGCACCGGCGGGCCTGCGCATCTGGGCAGGCGCGACGATCGAGGCGACCGATATGCGCGCCCTGATGCCCTGGCTCGATTGGGCGTTCGCGGAAGCGCTCTCCTCGCTCCAGACAGCGGCTTAA